Below is a window of Zerene cesonia ecotype Mississippi chromosome 18, Zerene_cesonia_1.1, whole genome shotgun sequence DNA.
TGTGCCGCGCCGCGGCGACCTACTACCTAATAGCTCCTGCCGATCATAATATCATATGTAAAAAGGTGTAGATGGGTTACCAACACAACATTCTATATTCAAAAAGCGGCACACTAACGCACACAAATAACTTTATCGCAATATCACACGTTATAAACAACAAAGATAGCAATATTGAATGATCGTGACTAAAAGCAATTCTGGCTAGTTAGCCACATTTGAACATGCCACTCCCGGAGAACCCGGAGTACTTTTTTACTAACAATAACATTGGCTTCTGCCATATCAATATCAGTTAATTATTAACTGATATAGATATGgtattccattttcaaaaaattttgcCGCTCTTGAAATTCACgtgttttttatagtaaataatggAATGTAGAAGCAAACACAACAAAAGATTAAGCGAACTATTCCCGCTAAAGTTCAATTGTTTAGTGAATAAGCCAAGATAGttaacgtttttaaaaataacaaataaaaggtGAAGATTTTGTAACAGCTACTACTTCTACGTCTTttcaatataagaataaacaaatctttgtcgattgtaaaaatgtaaaaatatcaaaaaaatagCTTCACAATTAATATCAGTGGTATACTAAGACTATTCCGtaagttaatattatgtagattaGTAAAAGCGttactaaaaaaaactaacattgCGTATGGAATGAAAATGCATAGTACATATCAGAGAGGGCAACgacattgaatattttcatgCAGAATAATAATGACATGCAGATTATTCATGCAAAATACAGTCAAACATACATTCCATGGACAAACAAATTAAGAGTTTGCTCAATTATCcaattataagatataaagaACGATATTGTTAATTGCAAATGtgattaacttaaaatattgaatattattcaaaaaaatattgtaatatgtagTGTATagaattaagtttatttactacaatgatatattaaaaggatttaattggaaataatattgaaatattaaaaatatggtacttataaaaatgatatagaCAACAAGGATACCTACGTAACTTGGAAATGATCTAAATTGAAAAAGAGATACCCAAATACTTTTTGATTAGATTATTTCAAGATATCATATTTCAGAGAaacgaattttttaaaaaaaacaaaaatcgtactagatatacatatagtatTGTTTTAGATATTATCATTGCATTAATAAATAGCTATCGTTTTGAGTCTATAAAACAACCACATTGTATAGCaattgctattaaaaaaatgtactgaAATGGTCTAGttactgtttattatataaattgataacgAAATCAGTTATGGATTTTATTACTACAAGAAAAACGTTGGCCTGTTGCATAATCTAGCTATAAATacttagtttaaattttttaacaaattttacagataatataagaaaagttCCACGTCTCCTTGTGGGGCATGGAGCAGATGAGTTATATATCAGTTTCGGTGATCGTTTTTACAGTGATCAAGGATTTATGACCTGATATATGGGCGTAGACACTAGTTTTGGGGAATCCAATGAAGCGGCTGtgcataaaaaaaaccttttataaACTCCGATCATTACAACTACATACACTATcctatacaaaaacaaacttaaaCTGTCCTGAAATGTGATTGTGAAATTACAGTTGAAGGAAAGAAATATTACAGGAAAATCAAGcttattgacattattttaaggTGTATTCACAAAAATTAGGTAATTCATATCGCTGGtatataccaaaataaattcaaccttaTTTGGATGAATTAATGTCGGATTTCACAAAGCATCAAAAGTACAACCTTTTAGTGGGACATTTTTTGTCCCTGATTGTGTATCTAGTTGTTTGTAATGGTCGAAGTTTATGACTCAGAAGAAATTCAGAATTTGATGAGTAATGGAAGAGCAGGTTAAAAAAATGAGATAGTTCACtcacatataacaataatatcttAATGTTTCAGGGCgggtaaaaattatatgtaagcCAATGAGGTACATAACttgttaacaaaatatgtttagaCAATTAAATGTTGTGAATATACTATCTAaaccaaattattttacactaaCCAAACATTTGgggtacaaaataatttatatcaccTCTACACAACATCTATGTGAATAGATTCTAAGTGCTTCATACTACATTGAGgtctaaataaatagataagcaACACCAATTAACCATCGGCCccacaaataaacacatatatataacatcattAGTAACCTTCTCCTGTGAGTTGACGGAATAAGCGCTATATGAGACGGGGCTCTCCGGTCCAAAGTCGAACGCGCTGGACGCGCGGTAAGATAGCGAATCTTCATCCAAGCGGCAGGCAAATATGTTAATCATTAGTTGACATTGACATACAACAAAACTCACAATCACATTGAAACATTgtcgttttttttgttttctaatCAGGAATACACTGGATTTTGGATGTTATTGCAAGGAGATTAGGTGTTAATTACAATGACCAGTTTTACAACACCACTGACACTTGTAACAGGTGATTGTGAGTAGAGTTGTTTTTCGTGtgtcaatgttatttataatgttgagCTTTAAGTTAGTATTAGAAGGACTTGGGATGATGAAGGAATTATGAGGcaacaaaatattagtaggtaaaagaatattttttaataaaaattatatttcaattgggAGAGTGTTACacaagatttttttacaaatctcTAAGTATCTgactgtaattttaaaattaaaagtatctatttaataacttCTGTATCTCGATAGCTATAGACGTTTTATTGTTGAGGCATGTTTCtgaatatatcaatatttaagttCTATATCAATTGGAATTAGAAATGCAGGGACATTaccttaaaattaatcaagtattttaaaaaattacatgcaTAGTGTTAAATTAGCATCAAATATGTTAATCGcagaaaaattgttaaatatatacttcatGGAAAGAGAATGGAAAATGCAAATACCTTGAGGCCAACAGCTAGTGGGTGGTGGTGACCGTATCATATGCTCGTGGACCTCTTTTAAGGTTAATGGATCATCTTCAACAAAATCTAGGGCTGCACTACCAAATTCCtggaatatttttgattttaaaatgactaaattattaatataatttaaaaaaatttcttgaatatattctgttttttaatagactaACAATAGTTATACTATTTACAGGTCTTTAAGGTctcaaactttattatttatcataaagaaTTTGAGCAAgtttaataacaaatgttaATAAGAAATCTTTGGAAGGTTTTACTATATATGAGGTGGTCTCCTTACCTGTGACATTAGAATAGTATCATCTGACTCACATTCTTCCCGGTGGCTTTCAATTAAACTCTCCCTACTCGCCATTACCTGCTGTAacgtaacaaataatttattcatagcgCACGTTGCGTGTGCAttatataaacagaaatattaCACACCTGTAAATAAGGATTGTCTTGACGCGATAACCTGAGTGCTTCCATGTCTTGAGCGATGTTTCTCGTCCTTCCAGGTGTTAATAAAACTGCAGGGGACCCACTCATTGTAGGGCCTAACACTAATGCGacacaatgtttattattcattcattcgaaACACATATACTTTTGTAGAGAGTACTTACCAGATAAAGAGTCGTTACTGCTTTGCATTTTGTAAGATTAGtcctaatattttaaattttggcTTAATTCTGATAAAGTAACATGTAATGCGCATAGGGTGTACaactattttgataaattccgTCTATTC
It encodes the following:
- the LOC119833963 gene encoding uncharacterized protein LOC119833963 isoform X1, with translation MQSSNDSLSVLGPTMSGSPAVLLTPGRTRNIAQDMEALRLSRQDNPYLQQVMASRESLIESHREECESDDTILMSQEFGSAALDFVEDDPLTLKEVHEHMIRSPPPTSCWPQDSLSYRASSAFDFGPESPVSYSAYSVNSQEKELLGSRSPRRGTRCDDTRPQSGNSRARSSRSVSPRAHDLALCGRPLSLPGESHLRAALNKKQNNQQSDKFSILQHPRPLRRPHASRRGEDSVQLVLDCDK
- the LOC119833963 gene encoding uncharacterized protein LOC119833963 isoform X2 — translated: MQSSNDSLSVLGPTMSGSPAVLLTPGRTRNIAQDMEALRLSRQDNPYLQVMASRESLIESHREECESDDTILMSQEFGSAALDFVEDDPLTLKEVHEHMIRSPPPTSCWPQDSLSYRASSAFDFGPESPVSYSAYSVNSQEKELLGSRSPRRGTRCDDTRPQSGNSRARSSRSVSPRAHDLALCGRPLSLPGESHLRAALNKKQNNQQSDKFSILQHPRPLRRPHASRRGEDSVQLVLDCDK